The window TTGCCTGCCGGATGCTCCTAAGGGGTAGAACAGGCTCTCTGGTGGCATTGAGCTGAAACCACAGGCAGAACCCGCAATGGATCTATATCTAAGGACTCTGCGTAGGCACTCAAGTGCGCGGTGAATCAACCAGTGAGCATCAGCGCAGTTTCGCATCGCGACAGCCTAGACACCGCGTCAACAATTTCCGCCCCTAGCTGGGTCTCGCCATCACAAGATCGAGAAAGAAATCGCTTACGATGTAGGAAGGCCCCTCCATGCTGAGGTCGAGCCACGGCGAAAGCAACACCATGCCTGCAGGTCGGGGAAGAGGCTTGGCATGTTCTGCATTTGCGCTCTGCTCTCCGCGTTTCACGATACTTGCCATCAAAGTCACCGCGAGATTTCCGCctgcgctgtcgcctgcaGGACATTGGAGGAATACGCAAGTCCCGAATTCTTCGGCAACAGCCGCAGTCACCTGTTCTCAAAGACAGAGGGGATCATACGACTCACCTGTTCCCTGAGGGGTAGCACACGCATTGCTTTCCTGATATCTGGGCAGGTGCGGCAAAGCCCACTGCTGCAGATCGCTTCGCCTTTGAGGGAAAAAATCTTACCTACAAGGACAACGTCTTCGCCTGGAACGTTCATCTCGTAGCACAAGTGCTCATAGGCTGCGATGCATTGTTCCAGTTGCACCGGCCACAAGCGATCAGGCGCCAAGCTATAGTCGGGGCAGAATACTTTCGCACCCGTCAAGACGGAGAGGTCTACACATGAAAGAAcacaagaagagacaaagggccTCTTAGAAAGCACTGActgggagaaaacggaagaacgGTTCAACCCGCTGAGGTACCGAACTGGGTCCGGCGTGAACCTTCCCGGAACGCCTTTCACACGGTGCCCTCGTTTTCAAAAGTCGGCGGGCAAGCGTGTTTCGTCACTCGgacttctttgtctccttcttcactgcCTTCCCCTTCAACTGTTGGGCTTCTACATATGGACATAAACGGTTGAGTGTTCGTTTCCCGGAAAAGCTTAATAACGCGGCGAGGTTCCCGACACGGTGGCGGGCTGGAAGCTTTTGGGTCCGTTTTTCTTACCGTTTGTGAAGAGACGATATGAGTCTGGGCTGTTGAAGACGAACGCGCCACCGtgcaagaagaaaagccaCTTGCGTTTCTTGGTTTCGCTCGCGGCGTTCGCCTCCGCCGGCTCCTGTCCTTCCCGCGTGGGCGACATTTCTCGCAGTCTCTGCGCCACACTCccgcgtccctctctcgccgcttccgaAGGGCCTGCGTCGAACTGAAAAAGCGTCGCCATCTTGATCGCCGCTTCCACCCATCCTCCACGCTGCTGCTGAGGCAAATCAGCCGGCGAAGTCGGTCCGGGCCCCGTTGTCTCGAGCCGCAATTCTGCAAGTCGCTCCTGTTGAGCGACCGCTACCTCAATGCTGACGTCATTCCCCACATCGCTTCCCCTACTGGCCCCCCAAGTTTTCGCATTCGCAGGCACGCCGTGCGGCGCAGGCCCTGCGGCTCCACTAGTGTCTGTCCCCTCTGCGGCCTCCACGGCGCTGCCAGCCGGCAACGCCGTGCTCAAACCCCCAACAGGGGGGATtgctggagacgagacactTCGGGCGAGCTCCTCTGGGTGAGCACTGGGCTGCATCGGAGATGCGTTTTTCGGTGTCTTTCCAAAAAACTGTGCAACGACACTACGAATGCGTCGAGGACACGAAGAGTCGTAAATGAAAGCGCGGCAGAGGGGGGTTTGCACCTTCTCAATAGTCTGGTTCCGAAGGCGGCTAGGGCGTAAAGATGCGTAGAACGAACGGAGCGAAAGTTCGACTAGCTGGCGATCCCGCACCAACTGGGCCCGCGAACTCGGCCAGCCTGTGGCTTTCGCGTAGGCATAGATAGTTGGACACAACGTGCGACGAGCAAAGTGCTGAGGCACTAGATGCTGGAAAGGTCGAAATGGCGCCATATCTGCGAAACGAAATTAGACACAGAAAGGGGAATAACGGGATAGACTTCCTCCCTATTTTGTGCACGGATCAGCATTTTTAAGGGGATCTTTCGAGTTCCCATGAACCCAAAAGCCACCCCCCCGAAGCGAGCCTTTCCGCAAGGTAGTGTGCTCGAGCGCAGTGGCTTGTATTACAGGCAATAACTTGTCAGCGCATGACACAGCAGCAAACGAGGTACACGGTCAAGAGTTTGCCTGCAGAACTGAACTCGTCGAGAACTCCGACTCACGGACCAATCGTACGATCTAGCACCTTCCCAGGATCGGCAAAAAATGTCCCCTCTTTGAGTTTCTCCTTCTGACCAGAATGAAATACACAgacgcgtgtgcatgcatttctaGACCTGCTATCTGAAGTTAAACGAAATATTTTTTTCCGTTCGCACAGAGTTGTAGAAATGGCTGCAGTGAGCTTCCCGACAGTCAAGGTCTCCGTCTTGTACTTCGCCGCTGAGCCCTTGTACTACTGTCGTGAACGAAAAATCACGGAATTCTCCTCCTCCAGCGTCCCTGACAGAACGTGCGCTATGCTCCGTCACCTCGGGCATCTCCCTTTCACCATCCTGCGAGTCGTCTTTTATATACTCGAGAAATTCTGCGACCATGAAGTTTTCCATTGCCGTGTACAATCGTCCCCCTCCGAGAATTGACAGACGCTGTGAGCTATATGCTTCCAATGGAATTGGCTGGAGAGGTTGCTGACGATCCTCGCTTTGCGATGGGGGGAAGAATAGACAGAGTTTGCGTATGTGATGAAAGCCAGTAGTGCGCTCGACGAGGAGACcaatgtgtgcatgcgttttgaGTCCACCGGCTTGTCTAGACTGACTGGAAGCCTCGTCTAAGCCCCAGGGATTTTTCCGTGTTTCTGGATAGccaacgaagaagaaagcagcaCTCTTGTGGAAACCGGCGACATGTAAACAAGAAAGAAgctgagaagaaaaaaatTGATTAGCAACGGCGATTGCGGCGAAGCATGGATCTCAGCACGCCGGGCCCCAATAGATGCGGCCCGCTGGCACACTTTGCGTCACCAATCTGTCAACAGATTTTGACGACTGATTTGGACGACTCATTTTCTTTCTGATCATTCTCAcctgtcgccgtcttcggtcttcttcggcgaTGCTTGCCCCCAAAAGGCAGGTTCAAGCAATtacgctctctctcgcagcaCGTCGGCCTCGGCTGGCTAATCAAGTTGTGCTTGCCGTAGAAAGACATCTGGTTGGAGCGCATGCGCGGTGGAAATGCGCGTCAAATTCACAGCCTCATGAGGGGGCACGATTTTTCGCAAGCAGTTTCGTGACCGATTGGACAGCTAAAGCTCGCATTGTCTCGGTTGTTCCCTGCGACTGTATGAAGTGTTGCTCGGATTAGCGGTAACTGGGATGGCGAAAACGTCGACTTCTGGTGAAAAAGTCTCCTCCTCACACTTGCCATGACTCTCATCGACTAGCGGAACTGTACCATTCGACAGAAATGACTTGCATGGCTCGAGCCCGGACACGCGATCGTCCCAGAAACGCAAAATATGCGGGCGGCCGCTCCTTGGGGGAAGGTTCCTGTCACAGCGTCCCCCGTAGCATACGTGAGAAGGTGACACGAGGAATCGACACCCTCCAGAGACAAGTTAAATGGAAACTGTACCGTTGTCGTCAGGTTATTCTGTAAAGAGCTAAAGCAGGcgccacacacgcacacacccACACACAAAACAAGCGAACACAGGGGAATGTAGC of the Neospora caninum Liverpool complete genome, chromosome XII genome contains:
- a CDS encoding putative esterase, whose translation is MQPSAHPEELARSVSSPAIPPVGGLSTALPAGSAVEAAEGTDTSGAAGPAPHGVPANAKTWGASRGSDVGNDVSIEVAVAQQERLAELRLETTGPGPTSPADLPQQQRGGWVEAAIKMATLFQFDAGPSEAAREGRGSVAQRLREMSPTREGQEPAEANAASETKKRKWLFFLHGGAFVFNSPDSYRLFTNDLSVLTGAKVFCPDYSLAPDRLWPVQLEQCIAAYEHLCYEMNVPGEDVVLVGDSAGGNLAVTLMASIVKRGEQSANAEHAKPLPRPAGMVLLSPWLDLSMEGPSYILNATREPVLPLRSIRQASGVYTYGRFDLGKLSNAEVEDHLDLTSEKLCIESPLAPQTDDGLSSCDSSMSLPEVPEGPRCFSNPWVSPVYFDKEMLKEMPPTCIHVGSVEVLLSDSLIFGRQVNDAVRGAPLFSDKAWSAADEALYVGAAAGKRETSLLASVPRVGTAKGVTEKPDREGSAPLVTFTNESFSLESSASTETQATRSDSYPNSSTAPSYFTTYGWLSEADVQKLNNDGVVCPVGCEEGTSPRVQVKVWKDEFHVFPCCSIVEAPNGEKCLQEIAKWIEDVYAQATK